From the Musa acuminata AAA Group cultivar baxijiao chromosome BXJ3-7, Cavendish_Baxijiao_AAA, whole genome shotgun sequence genome, one window contains:
- the LOC103991387 gene encoding probable histidine kinase 4, whose product MGLKTGAGGEKRWWWNRNVIMVLWVMLSVGFCIGLHCHMRTESMRKAEETLTSMCEERARMLQEQFAVSVNHVHALAILVSTFHYQKSPPALDQETFADYTASTAFERPLLNGVAYAQRVVHAERQLFENQQGWMIKTMKRDPSPVQDEYAPVIYSQETVSYIEALDMMSGEEDRENILRARATGKAVLTRPFRLLESNHLGVVLTFPVYLLDLPDDATAEERVRATAGYLGGAFDVESLVENLLRQLAGNQEIMVNVYDVTNASEPLIMYGTNPPDDHMLLSHVSMLDFGDPFRKHQMKCRYREKPPVSLSSITTPSGIFVICMLVGYIGYAAWSHYDNVKEDFRKMEELKKQAEAADVAKSQFLATVSHEIRTPMNGVLGMLDMLLDTNLNLTQKDYAQTAQVCGRALISLINEVLDRAKIEAGKLEIESVPFDLRSILDDVISLFSAKSREKGIELAVYVSERVPSILMGDPGRFRQIITNLVGNSVKFTERGHVFVQVHLVEHVNMAMNATAETGLNGHVNEVNKKSATTVFNTLSGLEVADSRNSCESFKLLLSHGASLSCTFGGGSVPESIADKVTLMVSVEDTGIGIPVHAQDRVFTPFMQADSSTSRNYGGTGIGLSISKCLVELMGGKINFISQPHVGSTFMFTAVLQKCGKSAGVDTKRSLSEVLPTCFRGMRVTLVDRRAVRAAVTKYHLQRLGIIIEDVSTGNEVLCALSGQNDCLNSSQPGKQPSILLIEKDSWDPKVDVHIQNQLLEYKEAGRIQVVPKVVLLLTIESDKTRAGSHVDAIIVKPLRASTIATCFQQMLGMGKCQNKDTLNGSTSLRGLLDGKNILVVDDNKVNLRVAAAALKKYGAKVVCVESGKSALSLLQHPHKFDACFMDVQMPEMDGFEATRQIRLMENKANEEAPLEEGSVKAKWRLPILAMTADVIQATHEECVKCGMDGYVSKPFEEAQLYQAVARFVVSQPIPDS is encoded by the exons ATGGGTCTGAAGACGGGGGCGGGTGGTGAAAAGAGGTGGTGGTGGAACCGAAATGTGATCATGGTGCTCTGGGTGATGCTTTCGGTAGGCTTTTGCATAGGTTTGCATTGCCATATGAGGACAGAAAGCATGAGGAAGGCAGAGGAGACATTGACGAGCATGTGTGAGGAGAGGGCAAGAATGCTGCAGGAGCAGTTTGCTGTAAGTGTCAACCACGTGCATGCTCTAGCGATCCTTGTGTCGACCTTTCACTACCAGAAAAGCCCACCCGCCCTTGATCAG GAGACTTTTGCAGATTACACAGCAAGTACAGCTTTTGAGAGGCCATTGTTGAATGGTGTGGCTTATGCACAACGGGTTGTCCATGCTGAAAGACAACTGTTTGAGAATCAGCAGGGCTGGATGATCAAGACTATGAAACGGGATCCATCTCCTGTACAAGATGAGTATGCCCCTGTGATTTACTCTCAGGAGACTGTCTCCTACATTGAAGCCCTTGATATGATGTCCGGAGAG GAAGATCGTGAAAATATCTTAAGGGCTAGAGCAACCGGAAAAGCTGTTCTTACAAGGCCCTTCAGACTTTTGGAGTCTAACCATCTGGGTGTGGTTCTAACATTTCCTGTATATTTGTTAGATCTTCCTGATGATGCTACAGCTGAAGAGCGTGTGAGAGCAACTGCAGG GTACCTTGGAGGAGCTTTTGATGTTGAGTCTCTCGTGGAAAATCTATTACGCCAGCTTGCTGGCAATCAGGAAATCATGGTCAATGTATATGATGTCACAAATGCATCTGAACCATTAATAATGTATGGAACCAATCCTCCTGATGATCACATGTTACTTTCACATGTCAGTATGCTTGACTTTGGAGATCCATTCAGGAAACACCAAATGAAGTGCAG ATACCGTGAGAAGCCTCCAGTTTCACTATCATCAATTACTACGCCATCTGGTATTTTTGTGATCTGTATGCTGGTAGGTTACATAGGTTATGCTGCTTGGAGTCACTATGATAATGTTAAAGAAGATTTTCGTAAAATGGAAGAGCTAAAGAAGCAAGCAGAAGCTGCAGATGTTGCTAAATCTCAG tttcttgCTACTGTCTCTCATGAAATCAGAACACCTATGAATGGAGTCCTTG GAATGCTCGATATGCTTTTGGACACAAACCTGAATTTAACTCAGAAGGATTATGCACAAACTGCTCAAGTCTGTGGAAGGGCACTGATATCGTTGATTAATGAAGTACTTGACCGAGCAAAAATTGAAGCTGGCAAGTTAGAGATAGAGTCGGTTCCATTTGACCTGCGATCTATCCTAGATGATGTGATATCATTGTTTTCtgcaaaatcaagagaaaaaggaaTTGAG CTAGCTGTTTATGTTTCTGAGAGAGTTCCTAGTATTCTCATGGGTGATCCTGGGAGATTTCGGCAAATTATTACAAATCTTGTTGGGAACTCAGTCAAA TTTACAGAGAGAGGTCATGTTTTTGTCCAAGTTCATTTGGTTGAGCATGTGAATATGGCGATGAATGCAACAGCTGAAACAGGTTTAAATGGACATGTCAATGAAGTGAACAAGAAATCAGCCACTACTGTGTTCAATACATTAAGTGGTCTAGAAGTTGCTGATTCTAGAAATTCATGTGAAAGTTTTAAGTTGTTGCTCTCTCATGGGGCATCTCTATCCTGCACATTTGGAGGTGGGTCAGTTCCTGAAAGTATTGCTGATAAAGTAACTCTAATGGTTAGTGTTGAAGATACAGGGATAGGCATCCCGGTTCATGCCCAAGATCGAGTTTTCACACCTTTTATGCAGGCTGACAGCTCAACTTCCAGGAATTATGGTGGAACCGGTATTGGCTTGAGCATCAGCAAATGTCTGGTTGAACTTATGGGTGGGAAAATAAACTTCATTAGTCAGCCTCATGTTGGAAGCACATTTATGTTCACTGCAGTCCTCCAGAAATGTGGAAAAAGTGCTGGTGTTGATACAAAGAGATCTCTTTCTGAAGTTCTGCCTACCTGTTTTAGAGGAATGAGAGTAACTCTAGTTGACAGGAGAGCAGTCAGAGCTGCCGTAACAAAATACCATCTACAAAGGTTGGGCATAATCATTGAAGATGTTAGTACTGGCAATGAAGTTCTATGTGCACTATCTGGACAAAAtgattgtttaaactctag TCAACCTGGGAAACAACCATCCATATTGTTAATTGAGAAAGATTCATGGGATCCAAAGGTGGACGTTCATATTCAGAATCAACTCTTGGAATACAAAGAAGCTGGTCGCATACAAGTTGTGCCGAAAGTTGTTCTTCTATTGACCATTGAATCTGATAAAACAAGGGCTGGATCTCATGTTGATGCTATAATTGTGAAGCCTCTGCGGGCAAGCACCATAGCAACATGCTTTCAACAGATGCTGGGGATGGGaaaatgtcaaaataaagatacacTTAATGGTTCAACTTCCCTCCGTGGCTTGTTGGATGGGAAGAACATATTGGTGGTTGATGATAATAAGGTGAATCTTAGGGTTGCTGCTGCTGCACTGAAAAAGTATGGCGCAAAGGTTGTGTGCGTTGAAAGTGGCAAAAGTGCTCTTTCCTTGCTCCAACACCCACATAAGTTTGATGCTTGCTTCATGGATGTGCAGATGCCAGAGATGGATGG ATTTGAGGCAACACGCCAGATACGCCTAATGGAGAACAAGGCAAATGAAGAAGCTCCTCTGGAAGAAGGTTCGGTGAAGGCTAAATGGCGCTTACCTATCTTGGCGATGACTGCTGATGTTATCCAAGCAACACACGAGGAGTGTGTGAAATGCGGAATGGACGGGTATGTCTCCAAGCCTTTCGAGGAAGCTCAGCTATATCAAGCAGTTGCCAGATTTGTGGTTTCCCAACCCATTCCAGACTCTTGA